GTCCATTGCAGCGGGTGTGCGTATCGGTTCCCTGTCCGAGTGGTCGGGTAACATCTGCCCGGTGGTCAGGGTCATGCCCAATGCCCCGGCCATGACCGGCGGCGGGGTCTTCGGGCTTTGCTTCGACCATCACCTAGTTTCTCGAGAGGTCCGGGACGGAGTCATGGGGCTGTTCTCGGCGGTGGGGCAGACCCATGTGCTGACCGAGGCGATGCTGGACGTGTTCACGGCCTTGGTCGGCTCCGGACCTGCCTTTGTGCTACACTGCATGGAGGCCATGATCGATGCAGGAGTGACTTTTGGCCTACCCAGGGCCGAGGCCACGAAAATGATTGTCGGCCTGTTCTCGGGCACGGCCGGGATGGCCGTTCAAACCGGAACCCATGTCACCCTGCTCAAGGAGA
The sequence above is a segment of the Deltaproteobacteria bacterium genome. Coding sequences within it:
- the proC gene encoding pyrroline-5-carboxylate reductase yields the protein MAPGVGFIGLGNMGGALVRGLAGDRTRSLAGFDPDKNLGEALSRECGLLSLGSAEAVCAESTYLILAVKPQIVRPVLESLAPRLTSEHYLVSIAAGVRIGSLSEWSGNICPVVRVMPNAPAMTGGGVFGLCFDHHLVSREVRDGVMGLFSAVGQTHVLTEAMLDVFTALVGSGPAFVLHCMEAMIDAGVTFGLPRAEATKMIVGLFSGTAGMAVQTGTHVTLLKEMVTSPGGTTIAGLNAMDRAGVKAGLHEAVRAALERCRELG